Proteins encoded within one genomic window of Camarhynchus parvulus chromosome 14, STF_HiC, whole genome shotgun sequence:
- the MPG gene encoding DNA-3-methyladenine glycosylase, protein MPRKRKLLAQLSALQNTSSFPQINAVEQLNTTPGADPSPKSSKYFAIEKKNSPQLQEDFFNQPCVSLAKSFLGQILVRKLPDGRELWGRIVETEAYLGGEDEASHSKGGKQTQRNAAMFMKPGTLYVYQIYGIYFCMNVSSQGEGAAVLLRSLEPLQGLDAMRELRRASRKAPSRLLKDWQLCNGPSKLCQAFGIDKAFDQRDLTQDDAIWMVPGQDPPGEQDVVATTRIGIGNRGEWAQKPLRFYLRGNRFVSVVDKKVEREMAAKGHSPGS, encoded by the exons atgccaagaaaaagaaagctgttggCTCAATTAAGTGCTCTTCAAAACACCAGCAGCTTCCCTCAGATCAatgctgtggagcagctgaACACTACACCTGGAGCAGATCCTTctccaaaaagcagcaaatattttgcaatagagaaaaaaaactctCCTCAGCTGCAAGAAGATTTTTTCAACCAGCCCTGTGTTAGTCTGGCCAAGTCCTTTCTGGGACAG ATTTTAGTTCGCAAACTTCCTGATGGCAGAGAGCTCTGGGGCAGGATTGTTGAAACAGAAGCTTATCTGGGTGGGGAAGATGAAGCTTCCCACTCGAAAGGTGGGAAGCAAACACAACGGAACGCAGCAATGTTCATGAAACCAGGAACTCTGTACGTGTACCAGATCTATGGGATTTATTTCTGCATGAATGTTTCCAGCCAAG GAGaaggggctgcagtgctgctgcgTTCCTTGGAACCTCTGCAGGGCCTGGATGCCATGAGGGAGCTGCGCAGGGCGTCCAGGAAAGCACCCAGCAGGCTGCTCAAGGACTGGCAGCTCTGCAATGGGCCCTCCAAGCTCTGCCAGGCCTTTGGCATCGACAAGGCTTTTGACCAAAGGGACCTGACTCAGGATGATGCCATCTGGATGGTGCCAGGACAGGACCCGCCGGGGGAGCAGGACGTGGTGGCCACCACCAGGATTGGCATTGGCAACAGGGGAGAGTGGGCACAGAAACCACTCAGGTTTTATTTACGAGGAAACAGATTTGTGAGTGTTGTAGACAAGAaagtagagagagagatggcaGCAAAGGGACACTCCCCTGGCAGCTGA